Proteins encoded by one window of Sphingosinicella sp. BN140058:
- a CDS encoding helix-turn-helix transcriptional regulator yields the protein MDTDSALNCLAALSQRTRLETYRLLVRHEPAGLPAGEVARRLDIPQNTMSTHLATLARAGLVISERRSRSIVYRANLERLRTLTLFLVKDCCGGSAELCGSLLSELVPC from the coding sequence GTGGATACCGACTCGGCCCTGAACTGTCTTGCCGCTCTCTCGCAGAGAACTCGGCTGGAGACCTACCGCCTCCTCGTCAGGCACGAGCCCGCAGGATTGCCCGCAGGCGAGGTCGCGCGCCGATTGGACATACCCCAGAACACGATGTCCACGCACCTTGCGACGCTGGCACGTGCAGGACTGGTCATATCGGAGCGGCGCAGCCGCTCGATCGTCTACCGCGCCAATCTCGAACGGCTGCGGACGCTGACCCTCTTCCTCGTCAAAGACTGCTGCGGCGGCAGCGCCGAGCTGTGCGGATCCCTTTTATCCGAACTCGTCCCCTGCTGA
- a CDS encoding ArsC/Spx/MgsR family protein, with amino-acid sequence MIRNAGIEPHVVEYLKTPPSRPLLEQLIQRAGITARHLLRQKDTPYAELGLDDENLTDAQIVNAMVDNPALMNRPLVVSPMGVKLCRPSEAVLELLPSEQQRAFAKEDGEQVVGADGRRVAQ; translated from the coding sequence ATGATCCGCAACGCCGGCATCGAACCCCATGTCGTCGAATACCTCAAGACGCCGCCGAGCCGTCCCCTGCTCGAGCAGCTGATCCAACGAGCCGGGATCACCGCCCGCCATCTGCTCCGGCAGAAGGACACGCCCTATGCGGAACTCGGGCTCGACGACGAGAACCTGACGGACGCGCAGATCGTGAATGCGATGGTGGACAATCCCGCCCTCATGAACCGGCCGCTCGTGGTCTCACCTATGGGCGTGAAGCTGTGTCGGCCGTCCGAAGCAGTGCTGGAGCTTCTCCCCTCGGAGCAGCAGCGCGCGTTTGCAAAGGAAGATGGTGAACAGGTGGTGGGCGCGGACGGACGGCGCGTCGCACAGTGA
- the arsN2 gene encoding arsenic resistance N-acetyltransferase ArsN2 produces MTRLEQVPRRDYGAMRRALQQAGLPTDDLEAPGRSFFRLADQAGSVGYVGLEGAGADRLLRSLVVFETRRSEGLGTRLVKEAERMAAHDQVRRIHLLTTGAASFFRRLGYREADRVAAPPPIATTAQFMSLCPASATYLVKELA; encoded by the coding sequence ATGACGAGGTTGGAACAGGTCCCACGGCGTGACTACGGCGCGATGCGCCGCGCGCTCCAACAGGCCGGCCTGCCCACGGACGATCTGGAGGCGCCCGGCCGCAGCTTTTTCCGTCTGGCCGACCAAGCCGGATCGGTCGGCTATGTCGGGCTGGAAGGCGCAGGCGCCGATCGCCTGCTCCGCTCCCTTGTCGTGTTCGAGACTCGTCGGAGCGAAGGGCTCGGCACGCGCCTCGTCAAGGAAGCCGAGCGGATGGCCGCTCACGACCAGGTTCGACGAATACACCTTCTCACCACCGGCGCTGCTTCGTTCTTTCGCCGCTTGGGCTACCGCGAGGCCGACCGCGTCGCGGCGCCTCCGCCGATCGCGACAACGGCGCAGTTCATGTCGCTTTGCCCAGCGAGCGCCACCTATCTCGTCAAGGAGCTCGCATGA
- the arsH gene encoding arsenical resistance protein ArsH has product MSRVRVLPDPDIFPALDPSYVIRRPALGLADDQSPPRILLLYGSLRQRSFSRFATEEAARLLQMFGAETRIFDPSDLPLPDQIPGDDHPAVRDLRELSIWSEGQVWCSPERHGQITGIMKAQIDHLPLEMRGMRPTQGRSLAVMQVSGGSQSFNAVNTLRLLGRWMRMFTIPNQSSVAMAYKEFDENGRMKASSYYDRIVDVMEELVRITVLMRPHATQLVNRYSERKASGVAVDPGTDHSAAAIAR; this is encoded by the coding sequence ATGAGCCGCGTACGCGTCCTTCCCGATCCCGACATCTTCCCCGCGCTCGACCCGTCCTACGTGATCCGGAGGCCGGCCCTCGGCCTCGCCGACGATCAGTCGCCGCCCCGCATCCTCCTCCTCTACGGTTCGCTTCGCCAACGATCCTTTTCCCGGTTCGCTACCGAAGAGGCTGCGAGGCTGCTGCAGATGTTCGGCGCGGAGACCCGAATCTTCGATCCGTCCGACCTTCCCCTCCCCGATCAGATTCCCGGCGACGATCATCCGGCCGTCCGGGATCTGCGCGAACTGTCGATATGGTCGGAGGGTCAGGTCTGGTGCAGCCCCGAACGGCACGGCCAGATCACCGGGATCATGAAGGCGCAGATCGATCACCTGCCGCTCGAGATGAGGGGCATGCGCCCGACGCAGGGCCGCTCCCTCGCCGTGATGCAGGTCTCTGGCGGCTCGCAATCCTTCAACGCCGTCAACACGCTGCGGCTGCTCGGCCGCTGGATGCGCATGTTCACCATCCCGAACCAATCCTCGGTCGCCATGGCCTACAAGGAATTCGACGAGAATGGCCGCATGAAGGCTTCGAGCTATTACGATCGGATCGTCGACGTCATGGAGGAACTGGTCCGCATCACCGTGCTGATGCGGCCGCACGCCACACAGCTCGTGAACCGCTATTCGGAACGGAAGGCCTCCGGAGTTGCTGTCGATCCGGGCACCGATCACTCCGCAGCAGCCATCGCTCGGTGA
- a CDS encoding TolC family protein — protein MTRTMQRARALAGTVAAALFALAASDAYARPITLAEALGHVEDNAPLLTAAQASVRAAQARARQAGVSPNPELDAEVENAFGTGRYSRFGGTELTVAIAQRFERGGKRHARMALARADLELASISLLRTRADIVRDIGNAFADLVAAEQKLALAQETIVRSEELARTARLMVENGRDPPLRQFRAESALAEARADAQRARSEEEQASRALARLIGTPEDDLDAVGGEGPPLPDTATASGVPLTLRIAEAERRLAEARIALERSAGVSDITARAGLRGLAETKDVALVGGITMPLAIRDRNRGGVEAAQAELLAAEARMAQARLDSERETRDARSLLSAAQARLSALEGAGLTQAQEAIRVAQIGYGAGKFSLLDVFDAQASLTSTRTSIIEARRDRARALAALERALAQ, from the coding sequence ATGACACGCACAATGCAGCGGGCTCGTGCCTTGGCAGGCACCGTCGCGGCCGCGCTCTTCGCGCTCGCGGCCAGTGATGCCTACGCACGCCCGATCACGCTCGCCGAGGCCCTCGGCCACGTCGAGGACAACGCCCCTCTGCTGACGGCAGCACAGGCATCGGTTCGCGCAGCGCAGGCACGGGCGCGCCAGGCCGGCGTGTCGCCCAATCCCGAGCTCGACGCCGAGGTCGAGAATGCCTTCGGCACCGGGCGCTACAGCCGCTTCGGGGGCACGGAGCTCACCGTGGCCATAGCCCAACGCTTCGAACGAGGCGGCAAGCGACATGCGCGGATGGCGCTCGCCCGCGCGGACCTCGAACTCGCCAGCATAAGCCTTCTTCGAACTAGGGCGGACATCGTACGGGACATCGGCAATGCATTCGCTGACCTGGTCGCGGCCGAGCAGAAGCTCGCTCTGGCTCAAGAGACGATCGTTCGCTCGGAGGAGCTCGCGCGGACGGCCCGCCTCATGGTCGAGAACGGCCGCGACCCGCCGTTGCGGCAGTTCCGCGCCGAGAGCGCCCTTGCGGAAGCTCGGGCCGACGCCCAGCGCGCCCGCTCCGAGGAGGAGCAGGCGAGCCGTGCCCTGGCCCGCCTGATCGGCACTCCGGAGGACGATCTGGACGCCGTGGGTGGTGAAGGGCCGCCTTTGCCCGATACGGCCACGGCGAGCGGCGTTCCTCTTACCCTGCGTATCGCCGAAGCGGAACGCCGGCTCGCCGAAGCGCGGATCGCTCTCGAGCGCAGTGCGGGTGTGTCCGACATCACCGCCCGTGCAGGCCTTCGTGGCCTCGCCGAGACCAAGGACGTCGCACTTGTCGGCGGCATCACGATGCCGCTCGCCATTCGCGACCGTAATCGGGGCGGTGTCGAAGCGGCGCAGGCCGAGCTGCTCGCCGCCGAGGCCAGGATGGCGCAGGCAAGGCTGGATAGCGAGCGGGAGACCCGGGACGCACGATCGCTCCTCTCGGCCGCGCAAGCGCGCTTGTCGGCATTGGAAGGCGCGGGCCTCACGCAGGCGCAGGAAGCGATCCGCGTTGCACAAATCGGATATGGCGCGGGCAAGTTCTCGCTCCTGGATGTCTTCGACGCCCAGGCCAGTCTCACTTCCACCCGCACCTCGATCATCGAAGCCCGCCGAGACCGTGCCCGCGCCCTGGCGGCGCTCGAGCGCGCACTGGCGCAATAA
- a CDS encoding efflux RND transporter periplasmic adaptor subunit: MDRRTITSIAGVGIVAAAAGLGAGSLIWRNAPASHEGEGAGEHAESQHEQGETEEAREGFVALPPATASTAGVEVTTVARGGGAELLIPGRAAFAPNAQAAVGAPLGGVVQRVHVAPGTNVRAGAPLVTIRSPEGASLNASADAARAEVEAAQAAHRRETQLYRAKVTARQDLEAARATSLKAQASLRAAQAQIAAVGSPGATGYVIVRSPMAGTITSLGAATGSVLAQGATVAQVADQNRVELIFEAPAGASRTIRIGSPILATMAGGEEIRSVVTAISPNAATAGAQVRARPIGFVPPAGTPVSGRVLTGAADTIVVPADAVQNVEGRSVVFVADGSGFRATPVVAGRSAAGRTEILKGLTGRERIAGRGAFLLKAELSKSEAEHEH, translated from the coding sequence ATGGACCGACGGACAATCACCTCCATCGCCGGTGTCGGCATCGTCGCGGCCGCGGCCGGACTCGGAGCCGGTTCGTTGATCTGGCGGAACGCACCCGCCAGTCACGAAGGCGAAGGCGCCGGCGAGCACGCCGAGAGTCAGCATGAGCAAGGCGAGACTGAAGAAGCCCGCGAGGGCTTCGTCGCGCTTCCGCCCGCCACTGCGTCGACCGCCGGCGTCGAGGTCACGACCGTCGCTCGAGGCGGCGGCGCCGAGCTCCTCATCCCAGGACGGGCCGCCTTCGCGCCGAACGCGCAAGCCGCCGTCGGTGCGCCTCTCGGAGGCGTCGTGCAGCGCGTGCACGTTGCGCCGGGAACCAACGTCCGCGCCGGAGCGCCGCTCGTGACCATCCGCAGCCCCGAAGGCGCATCGCTAAACGCATCAGCGGATGCAGCGCGGGCTGAGGTCGAAGCTGCTCAGGCGGCCCACCGCCGGGAAACGCAGCTGTACCGGGCCAAGGTTACCGCGCGCCAGGATCTCGAGGCCGCGAGAGCGACATCGCTGAAAGCCCAGGCCAGCCTGCGAGCAGCGCAGGCCCAGATCGCCGCCGTCGGCTCACCCGGCGCGACAGGATATGTGATCGTGCGATCTCCGATGGCGGGTACCATCACCTCTCTCGGGGCCGCCACCGGGTCCGTGCTGGCCCAGGGGGCGACGGTAGCGCAGGTCGCGGACCAGAACCGCGTCGAACTGATCTTCGAGGCACCCGCCGGCGCATCCCGGACGATCCGCATCGGCAGCCCTATCCTCGCCACCATGGCGGGCGGTGAGGAGATCCGCTCGGTCGTGACGGCGATCTCGCCGAACGCCGCGACAGCGGGAGCCCAGGTCCGGGCTCGCCCGATCGGCTTCGTGCCGCCGGCAGGCACGCCGGTGTCCGGCCGCGTTCTCACCGGTGCCGCCGACACGATCGTGGTTCCGGCAGACGCGGTGCAGAATGTCGAAGGACGATCGGTCGTCTTCGTCGCCGACGGCAGCGGCTTCCGCGCCACGCCGGTGGTGGCAGGCCGGTCGGCCGCCGGGCGAACCGAGATCCTGAAGGGGCTGACGGGACGTGAACGGATCGCCGGGCGCGGTGCGTTCCTCCTCAAGGCGGAGCTCTCCAAATCCGAAGCGGAGCACGAGCACTGA
- a CDS encoding efflux RND transporter permease subunit gives MLSRLIDLSVRYRFAVAALALVLLIYGGRELLRLPIDAVPDITNKQVVVTTVAPALGPEEVESQVTFPLETALAGLPGLEGTRSLSRHGLSQITAVFDDDTDIYFARSLVNERLRSAQASLPQGVDFSMGPLATGLGEVFIWTIEFRGPAARGVYVTPEGERLTSETERATYLRTVQDWIVAPQLKNVPGVAAIDVQGGYVKEYAVRPDPTRLASYGIGLRQLVDALEHANQVAGAGYITRAGEAFIVRADARIRSIEELAQTPVGRRAGLVIRVADLATVGQGQAPRLGAASENGREVVIGTAMMLAGENSRRVASRVGDKLQEINRSLPAGIVANPVLDRTKLVDATIRTVEHNLAYGALLVIAVLFFMLGNVRAAIITAAVIPLSFLFAAIAMRRFGISGNLMSLGALDFGLIVDGAVVVIENTLRRLGLRRQEIGRELTIGERVEAAAGAAREMARPAAYGQAIILLVFAPLLAFRGVEGKMFAPMASTVMFALAGAFILSLTFVPAMAALLLRAPAGSHAETRLAAAANRRFEPWLRKAVAAPGAVAAGAALALLVGAIAFMSLGREFIPQLDEHDMLVQAIRVPSTSLEQAQQMQFRVEKALAAFPEVSLVFSRTGTAELASDPMPPNVTDTFVMLKPRKEWPDRRLPKAELVARMDKALGRLLGNNYEFTQPIQMRFNELIAGVRSDVAVKVYGDDFGALTAQANRIAEVLAGIDGAADVRVEQVSGQPTITASVDRTAAAALGVHASDAAEALSIAMGGREAGQVQEGDRRFDVVVRLDEATRGDPAVMNQLPVMPEGAEMGFTAPVPLGSVARFDTAEGPNQISRENGKRRVTVQVNVRGRDLGSFVEEAQRRVAKQVKVEPGYWLEWGGTFENLARASERLMIIIPLVAMLIGILLFLALGSAAEALLVFACVPLALVGGTLALLMRGMPFSISAAVGFIAVSGVATLNGLVLMQALKARLEGAGDRREAIVEATIGRLRAVLTTALVAILGFAPMAVASGAGAEVQKPLATVVIGGLLSATLLTLFVLPSISQWVLRARSRSSMAVFSPAR, from the coding sequence ATGCTGAGCCGCCTCATCGACCTTTCGGTCCGTTACCGCTTCGCGGTTGCGGCTCTCGCTTTGGTGCTGCTGATCTACGGGGGCCGCGAGCTGCTGCGGCTGCCCATCGACGCGGTGCCGGACATCACCAACAAGCAGGTGGTCGTCACCACCGTCGCACCTGCCCTCGGCCCCGAAGAGGTGGAGAGCCAGGTGACCTTTCCGCTGGAGACGGCGCTCGCCGGCCTGCCGGGCCTTGAGGGCACGCGATCGCTCTCTCGCCATGGCCTCTCGCAGATCACCGCGGTGTTCGACGACGACACGGACATCTACTTCGCGCGCAGCCTGGTCAACGAACGGCTGAGATCCGCCCAGGCCAGCCTGCCTCAGGGCGTGGACTTCTCGATGGGGCCGCTCGCCACCGGTCTCGGCGAGGTGTTCATCTGGACGATCGAGTTTCGCGGACCGGCGGCTCGCGGCGTCTACGTCACGCCCGAAGGCGAGCGCCTGACCAGCGAGACCGAGCGCGCGACCTATTTGCGAACGGTGCAGGACTGGATCGTCGCACCGCAGCTGAAGAACGTACCCGGAGTCGCCGCCATCGACGTGCAGGGCGGGTATGTGAAGGAATATGCGGTTCGTCCCGATCCGACGCGTCTCGCCTCGTACGGCATCGGCCTGCGCCAGCTCGTCGATGCGCTGGAACATGCGAACCAGGTCGCCGGCGCCGGCTATATCACGCGTGCCGGAGAGGCTTTCATCGTCCGCGCGGACGCGCGCATTCGCAGCATCGAGGAACTCGCGCAGACGCCGGTCGGCCGCCGTGCCGGTCTCGTCATTCGCGTCGCCGATCTCGCAACCGTCGGCCAGGGACAGGCGCCGCGGCTCGGTGCCGCCAGCGAAAATGGCCGGGAGGTCGTCATCGGCACTGCGATGATGCTGGCCGGAGAAAATAGCCGCCGCGTCGCGAGCCGCGTCGGCGACAAGCTCCAGGAGATCAACCGCAGCCTGCCTGCGGGGATCGTCGCGAACCCCGTGCTCGACCGCACCAAACTCGTCGATGCCACCATCCGCACCGTCGAACACAATCTTGCCTATGGCGCGCTGCTCGTCATCGCCGTGCTCTTCTTCATGCTCGGCAACGTGCGGGCGGCGATCATCACTGCGGCCGTCATTCCCCTCTCCTTCCTGTTCGCCGCCATTGCGATGCGGAGGTTCGGCATCAGCGGCAATCTGATGAGCCTCGGCGCTCTCGATTTCGGGCTCATCGTCGATGGCGCGGTGGTGGTGATCGAAAACACGCTGCGGCGCCTCGGCCTCCGCCGGCAGGAGATCGGTAGAGAGCTGACCATAGGCGAGCGCGTCGAGGCGGCGGCCGGAGCGGCGCGGGAGATGGCCCGGCCGGCGGCTTACGGACAGGCGATCATCCTGCTCGTCTTTGCCCCGCTGCTCGCTTTTCGGGGCGTCGAGGGAAAGATGTTCGCGCCGATGGCGAGCACCGTGATGTTCGCTCTGGCCGGAGCCTTCATCCTGTCGCTGACCTTCGTACCCGCGATGGCGGCCTTGCTGCTTCGGGCACCGGCCGGCAGCCACGCGGAGACGAGGCTTGCGGCTGCTGCGAACCGGCGGTTCGAGCCATGGCTTCGCAAAGCGGTTGCGGCGCCGGGGGCGGTCGCCGCCGGTGCGGCCCTGGCCCTGCTCGTCGGCGCGATTGCATTCATGAGCCTCGGGCGAGAATTCATCCCGCAACTCGACGAACATGACATGCTCGTTCAGGCCATTCGCGTGCCGTCGACCTCGCTCGAACAGGCGCAGCAGATGCAGTTCAGGGTGGAGAAAGCGCTGGCAGCCTTCCCCGAAGTCTCCCTGGTATTCAGCAGGACCGGCACCGCCGAACTCGCTTCCGATCCGATGCCGCCGAACGTCACCGACACGTTCGTCATGCTCAAGCCGAGGAAGGAATGGCCGGACCGCCGACTTCCCAAAGCGGAGCTGGTCGCCCGGATGGACAAGGCGCTCGGAAGGCTGCTCGGCAACAATTACGAATTCACCCAGCCGATCCAGATGCGGTTCAACGAGCTGATCGCCGGAGTCCGCAGCGACGTCGCCGTGAAGGTCTATGGCGACGACTTCGGCGCGCTCACGGCTCAGGCGAACCGCATCGCCGAGGTTCTGGCCGGCATCGACGGCGCTGCCGACGTGCGGGTCGAACAGGTCAGCGGCCAGCCGACGATCACCGCCAGCGTTGACCGGACCGCCGCGGCGGCGCTCGGCGTTCACGCCAGCGACGCCGCCGAGGCGCTGTCGATCGCAATGGGCGGACGGGAAGCAGGACAGGTGCAGGAAGGCGATCGTCGGTTCGACGTGGTCGTTCGCCTCGACGAGGCGACACGCGGAGATCCGGCGGTCATGAACCAGTTGCCGGTGATGCCCGAGGGCGCAGAAATGGGGTTCACCGCGCCCGTGCCGCTCGGGTCGGTGGCCCGCTTCGACACCGCCGAAGGCCCCAATCAGATCAGCCGCGAGAATGGCAAAAGGCGCGTAACCGTGCAGGTGAACGTGCGCGGCCGCGATCTCGGCTCCTTCGTGGAAGAGGCTCAGCGCCGCGTCGCCAAACAGGTGAAGGTGGAGCCGGGCTATTGGCTCGAATGGGGCGGCACGTTCGAAAATCTGGCGCGTGCCAGCGAACGGCTGATGATCATCATCCCACTGGTCGCGATGCTGATCGGAATCCTGCTGTTTCTGGCGCTCGGTTCGGCCGCCGAGGCGCTGCTCGTCTTTGCCTGCGTACCCCTGGCCCTGGTCGGCGGCACGCTGGCGCTGCTCATGCGAGGAATGCCGTTCTCGATCTCGGCCGCAGTCGGCTTCATCGCGGTTTCCGGCGTGGCTACGCTGAACGGGCTCGTCCTGATGCAGGCGCTGAAGGCGCGTCTCGAAGGCGCAGGGGATCGCCGGGAGGCGATCGTCGAAGCGACGATCGGACGGCTCAGGGCGGTTCTCACCACCGCTCTCGTCGCCATTCTCGGCTTCGCGCCGATGGCGGTGGCGAGCGGCGCAGGCGCCGAGGTTCAGAAGCCCCTTGCCACCGTGGTGATCGGAGGCTTGCTGTCCGCGACCCTGCTGACCTTGTTCGTACTCCCCTCGATCAGCCAGTGGGTGCTTCGCGCGCGGTCCCGGTCGTCGATGGCCGTGTTCAGTCCCGCGCGATAG